The Stigmatella ashevillena genomic sequence TCGATGCCCGCCCGGCGCGCCTCCTCCGGGTAGGGCACCTTCACTTCGCTCGCGAGCCGGGGCTCGCTGTCCACCTGGTAGATGGGCGTGTACTTCGGGGCCGCGTAGGCCTTCACCTCCGAGGGGGCGCGGGCCTTGTCCCCCGTGCGGCCGTAGAGCGTGTTGCCCACCGGGGCCGCGAAGCCTCCTGCGCTCGTGGTAGAGGACATGGACAGGCCCACCACCAGGGGCGCCTTGGTAGGCGTGGGTGTGTCATTGGGAGGCGGGGGCGCATCCACCGGCGGAGGCGGCAGGGGCCGGGGGGCCTCGGCCACCTTGAGGCGGGGAGGACGCACGGCCTTCGGCGGAGGCGGCGCGGGCTTCGGCTCCTCCTTCACCTCGGGCGGAGGCGGCGGGGGCACTGGCCGCGTCACCTCCACCATCACCATCTCCACGGCCCGCCGCGGCTCGGGAGCCGCCGCTGGCCGCAGGTGGAGCACCGCCAACCCTCCCCCGTGCAGGGCGAGTGAGCCCAGCACGAAGCCCACCAGCCACCCGTTGCCGCCGCGAGCTCTCTCCGGCACTCCTTCGTCGAGGACAGCCTGTCTCATGAAAGCCGTGTGCATGGACCCACCGTCAGCCTGGCGAGGGCGTGGGGCGCACGTCCTTCTCGATGTTGAGGGCGAACTTGGCGATGCCCTGCCCCTTCACCACGTCGATGAGCCGCATCACCCGGCCGTAGGGAATGGACTGGTCCGCGCTGATGATGGCCCGGGTGTCCTTGTCCTTGGCCACCGCCTCGGCCACCTTCCGGGACAGCTCCGCCTCGCCCACCTCGGCGCCGTCGAAGAAGAACTTCCCGTCCTTGTCGAGCACCACGTTGACCAAGCCCTGCACCGTCTCCCCGCCGTTGGCGGCCCGGGGCAAGTCCACCTCCACCGTCTCGCGGACGATGAAGTTGGCCGTCACCATGAAGATGATGAGCAGCACCAGCACCACGTCCACCAACGGCGTGACGTTGATGCCTGTGATTTCCTCGTCGTTGTCGGAAGCTCCACCGGCCATGGCTAGTTCGCCTCCGAGCGCAGGCTGCCCACGAGCGCGTGGCCCAGCGCCGTGGTGCGGCTGGTGAGCGTCTTGAGCTGGCGGTTGAAGATGTTGAAGGCCACCACCGCGGGAATCGCCACCGCGAGCCCCACCGCCGTGGCCACGAGCGCCTCGGAGATGCCCGCCATCACCGTCTGCTGGATGGCGCCCCCCTTGGCGCTGAGCGAGCCCAAGTCGTGGAACGCCTTGATGATGCCCAGCACCGTGCCGAACAGCCCGATGAACGGCGCGTTGTTGCCCAGCGTGCCCAGGAAGGACAGGAAGCGCTCATATTGAGGACGCTCCCGGGCGACAACGGAGGCGATGAGCTGCTCCACCGCATCCGCGCCTCGCGAGGACGCGGCCAGAGCCTCCTGGATGACCGCTGCCTCCATGCCGCGGCGGCCCTTCACCGCCGCGCTCACGGCCTCGAACTCTCCCCGGGAGAGCCGGACCGCCAGCTCTTCGGAGTGGGAGAGCCGGTGGCGCGCGAAGTAGAGCGAGCGCTCCAGCATGATGGCGATGGACAGCACCGACAGGACGGTCAGCACCCACAACACCCACTCGGCGCTGGTGAGCGTCACTCCGAGCAACTTGCTGCTGAGCCACCCCAGTTGCTCCGTGGAGGCCTGCGCGAGCACGAACATGGACGACATGGTGATTTCCCCTCACGAACCGCGTGGTGCGAAGGGAACACCGGTGCCGCCGCGATGTGTCACCGCGAAAACGCGGGGCCCCTACTGGCCCTGCATCTGCCTCGCGCGGAGCTGGGCCTCGATCTGCTTGCGCAGCTCCGGAGGCAGCTGGTCCAAGCCACCCACCTGACGGGGCCCGCCCGGAGGCATCTCCGGCTTCTTGAAGAGCTGGAGCCCCTGCGCCAGCCGCGTCTTCACGTACTCGGGGACCGCGTAGGCCTGGGAGTCAATGGTGCTCCGGGCATGAACGGACTTCAGGCCGTCCGCGCCCGCTGGCGTGTCCTTGCCCAGCCGCAGAATCTGCGGCGCCACGCCTTCGAGCGAGACCTCGATGAGCGCCGTCGGCGTTCCCACTCCCAATTGAGCATCGGTCATCGCGCCCGCGAGGACGCGCTCCGCGCGCAGCGAGCCCACCCAGCCCAGCACGGACTCCACCTGGCTGGAGTCGAAGTCGAAACCCGCCGGCAGCGGCCTCGGCTCAATCACCTGCCACTGCGCGCCATGCCTCGCGGCCTGGACCACCGTCGAGCCCGTTTGCAGCTTCAGCTTCGTCACCTTGGTGGGATCGAACCGGAACAGGTGCAGGTCCCTCAGGTCCGCCAGGCGCTTGCGCAGAGCGTCCGCGCTGTAGGCGGCGAGTTGGTACACCTGCGCGTCCCCGTCAACCCGGGCGGCGACCGCCGCGTCCTTCTGGCCCTCGGGCGCCGGGGCGATGTGGACGGTGACGCTCTTGCCGTCTTTGAGCTTCGCCTCGATCGTGTCGTGCGCGCCACCCAGCCCCGTGGCCGCGTCCGCCGCCGCCTCCCCTTCGAGGAAGTCCTGGGCGCTGAGCGAGGCAAGCTGCCGCGCCAGTTGGTCCGCCAGCGACGGGTCGAACCGGAAGCCCGGGGGAAGCACCGTCCCCTCCGCCACGCTCCACGCCCCCGGCTTGTCACCGGCGTTCAGGGTCAACACCTCGCCGTCCTTCGAGCGCAGGGTGAGCTGCGTGAGGTCCTCCCCCTTGAGCGAGAGCAGGGCGCGCTTGCGCCAGTCCTTCACGTCCTTGCGCACCGCCCCGTCCAGCCAGCCGCGCGCCACGAACACCTCGTCCGTGCCCGCCTTGCGCACGTAGGCCCCGCCATTCTTCGCGGCCTTGCCGAGCACCAGTTGAATCTCCGGGACGCCCGGCTGGACGACCTTGAGCGTGAGCCCCTTGGCCTCATCCACCTCGTACTCCGCATGCGTCTGCGCGCGCTCGGTCACGAAGTCGGGGTTGCGCAACTGGCCCAGCGCGTCCAATGCGCCGGTGACCAGGGACTCCTCCGCCACGTACTTCGAATCCGGCTTCTTCGGGTCCATCACCCGCCACACGGCCCCGTCCTTCTCCAGCCGAACCGAGCGCGCGCCTCCCAGCTCGAGCGCGGTGACCGTGTCCTTGTCCACCTTCGGCAGTTCGAGCTTGCGCACCCCCTCGTTCACATGGTCCTCGCGGGTGGCCAGCACCGCCACGAGCAGCACGGCGAAGACGCCCAAGACGATGATCGTTCCCTTGTTCATCGCGTTCTCTCCCGAAGCTCAGATGGTGACGCGGCTGCGGCGGGACTCGCGCATCCGCCAACGCACCAGACCGAAAGCGGTCAGCAAGAAGGGGATGCCCAACACGTTCCCGTACTTCACGGCGTTGCGCGTGCCGTCCGTGAGGTCCTTGTCCAGCGGCGCCTCCGCGAACCCTCGGGCGCGCATGTTCAAGAGCCCCGAGTCGAGCAGCAGCCAGTCGGCCACGTTGAGCAGGAAGGCTTGGTTGGCCGAGCCCATGAAGTCATCCCACAGCGCCGACGAGCCGCCCGCGACGATGACACGGGGCGCTCCCTGGCTCTCGGCGAGCACCGGCGCCGAGGTGCTCGTGCTCGCCTCCTCGGCGAAGTGGCTCTTGAGCTTGCCGGACACCTGGACGATGAGCGGATACGGCCCCCCCACGGCGGGGTTCTCCTCGCGCCAGTCCCGGCGGGGGTTGATGTTGAAGGGCTTGGACTCCAGCCAGCTCGTCTTCGAGGACTTCGCGAGCACCGTGCCCTGCACGCCCTCCGGCGGCTGGAGCGTCACCTGCGTGGTGAAGGGCAGCAGCACCCCGCCAATCCCCTTGGACACCGGGCTGTCCCCCTCCAACTGCGCCAGCAGCGGGATGAACGGGTAGGGCACCGGCACGTCGATGACCATGAAGCCGCGCTGTTCCTGCATGGAGAGCTGTCCGGAGCGCGCATCCGCCACGAGCTGCTCCCCCAGCTTCACCCCATAGGTGGCCAGCAGCGGCGCCAGCCCGTGCTCCGCGTCGGAGGGCTCGAAGGTGCGCGGATCCACCTGGATGGCATCCAGGAAGAACGCCGCGCTCTTGCCCCCCATCAGGTACTGGTCGATGGCCTTGAGCTCGTTGGGCTTGAGCGCCGTCTTGGGGCCGATGACGAGCAGCGCATCCACCGCTGCGTCCACCCGCTCGCTCTCGCCCAGCTCCACCGGGCGGACCTCGTAGAGCTGCCCGAGAAGCTGCTGCACGCGGCGCAGCTTCTCCTGGAGCGCCGGCTCTCCATGCCCTTGCAGCACGCCAATGACGGGCGTCTTGGGGCGCGTCAGCTTGCGCACCAGCGTGGTGAAGTCGTACTCGAGCGTCTGGGTATCGGCCACCACCGGGATGACTTCCTTCTTCTCCTGGTGCTTGAGGATGATGCCCATGTAGGCCCGCTTGGTCTGCACCTGGTCGTCCTCGACGACGCGGACCTCCACCGGCTGCACGCCCTCCTGGGCCAGCTCGCGCTCCACCGACGTGGGCTCCCGGAACGAGCGGCCGAAGATGTCGCGCTTCATCTCCCGCTTCGCCTCCTTGTCGGCGTCCGTCTCCTGCGTCATCGGGTCCAGGAACTCGAAGCTCAGCTTGCCCTGGGACGCGGCGCGGTACTCCTCGAGCAAGTCGCGCACGTAGCGGGCGTTGCTCGAATACGGCGGCGGCAGCTTGTCGGTGAAGTAGGCGGTGACGGTGACTGGATCCTCCAACTCCTCCATGGCCTTCCGGGACGCCTCGGACAGCGTGTAGGTCTTGTCCCGGGTGAAGTCCAGGCGCGTGAAGGCCCGCAGGCCGAGGATGTTGAGCAGGATGAGGCTGCCGGTGATGCCCAGCAGCAGGACGGTGGCGTTGAGGGTGTTCTTTCTCATCGCGGGCCTCACTGGCGAACGTTGCCCAACGTGCGCGTGGTCAATCCCAGCCCCACCACGGTGAGCGTCACGTAGAAGAGGACATCGCGCGAGTCGAGCACGCCCCGGGCGATGTTGTCGAAGTGGTAGTCCACCGAGAGGTACTGCAAGAGCTCCGCGAGCGTCTGCGGCAGCACCACCGCGAACTTGTCGATGAAGTAGAAGGCAAAACACAGCACCAGCCCGACGATGAAGCCGACAATCTGGTTGCGGCTGAGTGCGCTCGCCCACAGCCCGATGGCCAGGAAGCTCGAGGCCATGAGCAACAGGCCCACGTAGCCCATCACCACCGGGCCCCAATCGAGCGACGTGCCCTCCGCGGTGAGCGCCGCCACGCTCAAGGGATACGGCAGGGTGAGCAGCAGCCCCACGCCCACCATGCCCAGCGCCGCGAGGAACTTGCCCGTCACCACCTGCCAATCCCGCACCGGCAGGGTGAGCAGCAGTTCCAACGTGCCCGACTTCCGCTCCTCGGCGATCAGCCGCATGGTGACCGCCGGCACGAAAATCACGAACAGCACCGGCGCCAAGCCAAAAAAGCCGCGCAACGAGGCCTGGCCCGCGACGAACAGCGTACTGAAGTAAAGCCACCCCGACGTGAGCAAGAAACCGCCGAGCACGATGTATGCCACCGGCGAATTGAAGAAGCTCTTGAACTCACGCCGGGCCACGGCGAGTGTCATTCCCATTCGCATACCTCTGGTGAGATGGAACCTGCGTCTGGCCGGGTGTCACGCCGCGCGGGGCGGGGCCCCGGCTTTCGCGGCCTCGCCACCGGTGAGCTTGCGGAAGGTTTCCTCCAGGCTCACGTGCTGGCGCTTCATCTCCAGCAAGCAGAAGTCATGGCGCACCGCCGCCTCGAAGAGCGCTCGGCGGATGTCCTCCGCGCCGTACCGCAGGCTGAAGCCCAACGTGCCGCTGCCCTCGGCCTCGCCCCTCTCCACCCCGGTGACGCCCGGCACCTGGGCCAGCACCGAGTGCACCTGCTCGGGCTGCAAGGGGCTCCCGGAGCGAGAGGCCAGCACCACCGTCACCGTGCCCCCTTCCGCGGTGGTGAGCCGCTCGGGCGCGTCATCCGCCACCACCTTGCCCTCGCTGATGATGAGGACACGGCTGCACGTGCTCTGCACCTCGCTCAGGATGTGCGTGCTCAGGATGACCGTCTTCTCCCGGCCCAAGTCTCGAATGAGGTTTCGGATCTCGACAATCTGGTTCGGGTCCAGGCCGCTCGTCGGCTCGTCGAGGATGAGCAGGTCCGGGTCATGAAGGATGGCCTGGGCCAACCCCACGCGCTGCCGGTAACCCTTGGACAGTTGCTGGATGTCCTTGCCCAGCACGGAGCCCAGGCCACAGCGCTCCACCGCGGAGCGGATGCGCGCCTGGCGCTGCTCCCGGGGCACCCCGCGCACGTCGGCGATGAAGTCCAGGTAGTCCCGGACCATCATCTCCTCATACAGGGGGTTGTTCTCCGGCAGGTAGCCCATCATCCGCCGCGTGACGACGGAGTCCACCGTGACGTCCACGCCGTTGACCTGGGCAACCCCCGAGGTCGGCGTGACAAAGCCCGCCAGAATTTTCATGGTGGTGGACTTGCCCGCCCCGTTGGGACCCAGGAAGCCCACCACCTGGCCCCGAGGAACTTCGAAGCTCACCCCGCGCAATGCCTGTGCATTGCCATAGGACTTCGTCAGGCCCTCGATGCGAATCATCGGTTGAGACACGATATCCACCTCGTGAAGCGACCTCATGAGTCGATGCGGGCCTTCCACTAGAATGCCCTGCGGCGCCTGTCAACGCGGCAGACATGCGATTTCTTCCCGGGCCGGGGAATTTTCAGGCGGATGGCTGGAAGCAGGCCAGTTCGCGCTCCAGCATGATGACAATGGACAGCATCACCAGACAGAGCAGCACCCCCACCCCCCACTCCGCCAAGCCAACCCCCCTGGCGCTGAGCCAGCCCAGGAGCCCCTCCGGCACCTGGGCGAACACGAACAGAACCCACATAGGACCCCCTTCACGAACCACGGCGTGAGAGAGGAACACCGCCCCCCGGGCAATCTGTCACTGCTCCCCGGAAAGGGAGAGGCCACCCGCAGGGTCCCCCGGGGGTATCGCGAGGGAGCACCGCAGCAACAGGGCGTCCGTGCCACGGACCAGCAGGTCGATGCGTCCGCGGGCCGGGCTCACCGCGACGGGCCGGGAACCTGGCGTTCCCCCCAGCGGCTCCCAGGGTTGCCAGCCGCCGAGGTGCTCCTCGAACGGGAGGTGCCACAACAGGCCCCGGTCCCCTCGCGCGAAGACATCCAACCGGCCCGGCCCCCAGCTGCTCACCGTGGGGCCCGAGGTGAGCACGCCGGCCCGCGCCTGCCATTTGCCCCACCCTCCCTGGTGCGCATCGAAGGTGAGCTGCCAGAGCCCATTCTCGATGCCCCGCCCGAAGACATCGATGCGGCCCTCGCCCCAGCTCACCGCCGCAGGCTCCGAGGTGAGCAGCCCTCCCAGCGGATTCCAGGGCAGCCACCGCCGCTCGGTGGGGTCGTACTGGAGGTGCCACAAGGCATTGCCTGCCCCCCGGGCAAAGACATCCATCCGGCCCGAGGCGCTGGAGGTCACCGCCGGGCCTGAGGTGAGCGCCCCCCCCAGCGGCCTCCAGGGCAGCCACCGCGCCCCGACCGGCTCGAACTGGCGGTGCCACAGGGTGTTGTTCGTATGGCGGACGAAGACATCCATCCGGCCATCCGGCCAGCTCACCGCCGCGGGCTCCTGGCTGAAGCCGCCCCCCAGCGTTTGCGGAGGCTGGAGCGTCCCCTTCTTTACATCCAGCACCCGGTGGACCAGCCCGTTCCGAGCAGTACGGAGAAACACATGCAGGCGCCCCCCCGCCTTCACGCTCACGGCCGGCTCCGAGGGGGAGCTCACGTGGAGCGGCTTCCAACAGGAGGCCAAGGGCAAGAGCGGCTCTCCGGGAGCCTGACCGAACGACGCCGGAGCCACCACGCACAGCGTCAAACCCCACACCCCGGCAGCCCTTCTCAACGTCGCTTTCAACACCGGTGACTCCTGGAGAGGGGTGCGCGCCGGCCTGACCCAGGCACGAAGCACGCCAACCGCTCTCCCAGGAGCTCCGAGGGGCCCCAGGGGGGCCTCGGCGGGATTCGACTGTGTTTGGACATGTCAGGACACCGGCTGACACGTCCAGGAGGCGCGGCTCAGCGCGCCCCGACCGGCCCGCGCGGCAGGTACACCTGGAAGAGCGTGCCCTCCTGATCCGAGGAGCTCACCTCCATGTGGCCGCCGTGCGCCCGGGTGATTTCCCGGGTGATGAACAGCCCCAGCCCCAGGTGCTCGCGCGTCACCTCGTCCCCCACGAGCTGCGCCTGCGGCGGGTAGAAGAACGGGTTGAACATCTCCGAGAGCACCTCGGCCGGAATCGCCTCTCCCTCGCGCCGCACCTCCAGCACCACCTCCATGCCCTCGGCCAGCAGCCGCACGTCCACCGGCCGGTCCACCGGGCCCGTGCGCAGCGAGTAACCCAGGAGCGTGCTCAACAGCTCCACCAGCCGCTCCCGGTCCCAGATGCCGCGCGCGTCCCCGCGCTTCACGTAGCGCACCAGCCGGTCCGGGTGCTCCAACTCCACCGCCGCCACCACGTCCTGCGTCACCATGTCCAGGTCCACCCGCGAGCGCAGGAGCACC encodes the following:
- a CDS encoding energy transducer TonB; the protein is MRQAVLDEGVPERARGGNGWLVGFVLGSLALHGGGLAVLHLRPAAAPEPRRAVEMVMVEVTRPVPPPPPPEVKEEPKPAPPPPKAVRPPRLKVAEAPRPLPPPPVDAPPPPNDTPTPTKAPLVVGLSMSSTTSAGGFAAPVGNTLYGRTGDKARAPSEVKAYAAPKYTPIYQVDSEPRLASEVKVPYPEEARRAGIEGTVTLSITIDTEGRVVAARVLSGPGHGLEAAAREAILRFRFKPALKAGEAVSTEMKYAYTFLLD
- a CDS encoding ExbD/TolR family protein produces the protein MAGGASDNDEEITGINVTPLVDVVLVLLIIFMVTANFIVRETVEVDLPRAANGGETVQGLVNVVLDKDGKFFFDGAEVGEAELSRKVAEAVAKDKDTRAIISADQSIPYGRVMRLIDVVKGQGIAKFALNIEKDVRPTPSPG
- a CDS encoding MotA/TolQ/ExbB proton channel family protein, with product MSSMFVLAQASTEQLGWLSSKLLGVTLTSAEWVLWVLTVLSVLSIAIMLERSLYFARHRLSHSEELAVRLSRGEFEAVSAAVKGRRGMEAAVIQEALAASSRGADAVEQLIASVVARERPQYERFLSFLGTLGNNAPFIGLFGTVLGIIKAFHDLGSLSAKGGAIQQTVMAGISEALVATAVGLAVAIPAVVAFNIFNRQLKTLTSRTTALGHALVGSLRSEAN
- a CDS encoding DUF4340 domain-containing protein gives rise to the protein MNKGTIIVLGVFAVLLVAVLATREDHVNEGVRKLELPKVDKDTVTALELGGARSVRLEKDGAVWRVMDPKKPDSKYVAEESLVTGALDALGQLRNPDFVTERAQTHAEYEVDEAKGLTLKVVQPGVPEIQLVLGKAAKNGGAYVRKAGTDEVFVARGWLDGAVRKDVKDWRKRALLSLKGEDLTQLTLRSKDGEVLTLNAGDKPGAWSVAEGTVLPPGFRFDPSLADQLARQLASLSAQDFLEGEAAADAATGLGGAHDTIEAKLKDGKSVTVHIAPAPEGQKDAAVAARVDGDAQVYQLAAYSADALRKRLADLRDLHLFRFDPTKVTKLKLQTGSTVVQAARHGAQWQVIEPRPLPAGFDFDSSQVESVLGWVGSLRAERVLAGAMTDAQLGVGTPTALIEVSLEGVAPQILRLGKDTPAGADGLKSVHARSTIDSQAYAVPEYVKTRLAQGLQLFKKPEMPPGGPRQVGGLDQLPPELRKQIEAQLRARQMQGQ
- a CDS encoding GldG family protein is translated as MRKNTLNATVLLLGITGSLILLNILGLRAFTRLDFTRDKTYTLSEASRKAMEELEDPVTVTAYFTDKLPPPYSSNARYVRDLLEEYRAASQGKLSFEFLDPMTQETDADKEAKREMKRDIFGRSFREPTSVERELAQEGVQPVEVRVVEDDQVQTKRAYMGIILKHQEKKEVIPVVADTQTLEYDFTTLVRKLTRPKTPVIGVLQGHGEPALQEKLRRVQQLLGQLYEVRPVELGESERVDAAVDALLVIGPKTALKPNELKAIDQYLMGGKSAAFFLDAIQVDPRTFEPSDAEHGLAPLLATYGVKLGEQLVADARSGQLSMQEQRGFMVIDVPVPYPFIPLLAQLEGDSPVSKGIGGVLLPFTTQVTLQPPEGVQGTVLAKSSKTSWLESKPFNINPRRDWREENPAVGGPYPLIVQVSGKLKSHFAEEASTSTSAPVLAESQGAPRVIVAGGSSALWDDFMGSANQAFLLNVADWLLLDSGLLNMRARGFAEAPLDKDLTDGTRNAVKYGNVLGIPFLLTAFGLVRWRMRESRRSRVTI
- a CDS encoding ABC transporter permease subunit, with protein sequence MGMTLAVARREFKSFFNSPVAYIVLGGFLLTSGWLYFSTLFVAGQASLRGFFGLAPVLFVIFVPAVTMRLIAEERKSGTLELLLTLPVRDWQVVTGKFLAALGMVGVGLLLTLPYPLSVAALTAEGTSLDWGPVVMGYVGLLLMASSFLAIGLWASALSRNQIVGFIVGLVLCFAFYFIDKFAVVLPQTLAELLQYLSVDYHFDNIARGVLDSRDVLFYVTLTVVGLGLTTRTLGNVRQ
- a CDS encoding ATP-binding cassette domain-containing protein, which codes for MRSLHEVDIVSQPMIRIEGLTKSYGNAQALRGVSFEVPRGQVVGFLGPNGAGKSTTMKILAGFVTPTSGVAQVNGVDVTVDSVVTRRMMGYLPENNPLYEEMMVRDYLDFIADVRGVPREQRQARIRSAVERCGLGSVLGKDIQQLSKGYRQRVGLAQAILHDPDLLILDEPTSGLDPNQIVEIRNLIRDLGREKTVILSTHILSEVQSTCSRVLIISEGKVVADDAPERLTTAEGGTVTVVLASRSGSPLQPEQVHSVLAQVPGVTGVERGEAEGSGTLGFSLRYGAEDIRRALFEAAVRHDFCLLEMKRQHVSLEETFRKLTGGEAAKAGAPPRAA